In Aptenodytes patagonicus chromosome 6, bAptPat1.pri.cur, whole genome shotgun sequence, one genomic interval encodes:
- the ZNF804A gene encoding zinc finger protein 804A has product MECYYIVISSAHLSNGHFRNIKGVFRGPLSKNGNKTLDYAEKKNTIAKALEDLKANFYCELCDKQYYKHQEFDNHINSYDHAHKQRLKELKQREFARNVASKSRKDERKQEKALQRLHKLAELRKETTCAPGSGPMFKSTTVTVRDHCNDVPQSAAIDSANKQDFSCTLMHDAQNCKDIASVISSTPGNACNNKSDANKCGDQVQGAQGHRVGFSFAFPKKAAVKLESSAAVFYEYNDETSMEHGFSRRSRFVPGACNLQSPSAAEIVLCPEEKHNCSHPLVEKCIDTAEAPEAQELNELASEESRVLESPVLNPAVSHSKQLVSLDMDGYGIDVSAADLPDQTLPEVADSAQVLPLGCSGYELRANRALAQAVVEDCSSLQDVVEENDKDRNSDSSTTETEIKKLGADALVPSPSEEGSSGAPQGKPDMRKRPCEPFVPVLSKYGSNTLQWPSEMLIYTSTDPSISYSCNPLYFDFKSSRASDSQEKPKHQPNIPHLHHKTESNHSLVSDFTNKPTSECGDYETEINKNVCNYTIPLVSNVSLIRNCDLAKNQNKVSLDESFRIRKIEKYHVSKNHLQQNTVIDEKYNKVWIKESHEKWLHKSRKRKRRRKLCHCHHHHCGDTTSAEMEMSSVTEKEISYRDENKYQHLQNNPEKCRHDAGNIWLATGEIQQSRQKLGIENGRKRFMSAPDHVHGDRDWCDVWCATNSSQRHGCKRPHRKSKASSRRQAKQLALSSRRHSLRYSKTCCSWKVRRLSCSLEHKCLGHCSEEKSPSQNQSIKRGYNVLTEKPEKSHRKRRQHTYSSSSDESSYGQALSAEEYLRQARTLGSHHKAKGKRRRRKSRIHHVFRDRNARSETSRPSKENSANSALNILGDFLTQDSLEETNVDPKADHARDTDETMQLEESKSPLEADSSHMLENDKLAACAAMESAPSTFSGVVAGSAASVPEHSAPAAAGTQDVLQDEKKKENASSRENQARYKFPLPSRHLEQAPPKSYLYHYELAESLPHEKINEVTSEWVQCNPGVFSSPPPLPFKEAHINSHTFLTTEQLIAPFTLPEQTLIFPPDNHEKFKDLPSETYQQIMPQNMLANKVKFTFPSPAIQPPNSPLQPLPLQPPLCSTSVTTIHHTVLQQHAAASTLKVLQPHQQFLSQVPALSRAPLPHLPVGPRLCPGGHAAFVAPPHLPLLPPSVLHPTQLAFPPLPHTVFPSLLSPHPAVIPLQPLF; this is encoded by the exons GattatgctgaaaagaaaaacacgATAGCAAAAGCTCTGGAAGATCTTAAAGCCAACTTCTACTGTGAACTCTGTGACAAGCAGTACTATAAACACCAGGAGTTTGACAATCACATTAACTCTTATGATCATGCTCACAAACAG AGACTGAAGGAACTGAAACAGAGGGAGTTTGCTCGAAACGTAGCATCTAAGTCAcgaaaagatgaaaggaaacaggaaaaagccCTTCAACGTTTGCACAAGCTAGCTGAGCTAAGGAAAGAGACAACGTG tGCTCCTGGAAGCGGCCCTATGTTCAAATCCACTACAGTGACTGTGCGAGATCATTGCAATGATGTCCCACAAAGTGCTGCCATAGATTCTGCCAACAAACAGGATTTCAGCTGCACGTTAATGCACGATGCGCAGAATTGTAAAGACATCGCTTCTGTTATTTCTTCCACTCCTGGAAATGCATGCAATAATAAATCTGACGCTAACAAATGTGGAGATCAGGTTCAAGGAGCTCAAGGACATAGAGTTGGgttctcttttgcttttcctaagaAAGCAGCGGTCAAACTGGAGtcttcagctgctgttttctATGAATATAATGATGAAACGTCTATGGAGCACGGATTTAGCAGAAGAAGTAGGTTTGTTCCAGGAGCATGTAACCTTCAGTCTCCTTCAGCGGCAGAAATAGTCCTGTGCCCTGAGGAGAAACATAACTGTTCTCACCCACTGGTGGAAAAATGCATAGACACAGCAGAAGCTCCTGAAGCTCAGGAGTTAAACGAGCTGGCCAGTGAAGAAAGCAGGGTGCTAGAGAGTCCTGTATTAAATCCTGCTGTGTCCCATTCAAAGCAACTGGTGTCCTTGGACATGGATGGCTATGGTATTGATGTAAGTGCAGCAGACTTACCGGACCAAACGCTGCCTGAGGTTGCGGACAGCGCTcaggtcctgcccctgggctgCAGCGGTTACGAGCTGCGGGCAAACAGGGCTCTTGCGCAGGCGGTTGTGGAGGATTGTTCATCTCtgcaggatgttgtggaggaaAATGATAAAGACAGGAACAGTGATTCATCCacaactgaaactgaaataaaaaagctggGTGCAGATGCATTAGTTCCATCACCATCTGAAGAAGGCAGTAGTGGAGCCCCACAAGGAAAACCGGACATGCGCAAGAGACCTTGTGAACCCTTTGTTCCTGTTCTTAGCAAATATGGATCAAATACTCTTCAGTGGCCGTCGGAAATGTTAATTTACACAAGTACAGACCCATCAATTTCTTATAGCTGTAATCCTTTATATTTCGATTTCAAGTCATCAAGAGCAAGTGACAGCCAAGAAAAGCCCAAGCATCAGCCAAACATACCTCATTTGCACCATAAAACTGAATCCAACCATAGCTTAGTCTCAGATTTTACAAATAAACCTACTTCAGAGTGTGGTGATTatgaaacagaaattaataaaaatgtgtgcAACTATACAATACCCCTTGTAAGTAACGTTTCCCTCATCAGAAATTGTGATCTtgcaaaaaatcaaaataaagtgtCCTTGGATGAGTCATTCAGgattagaaaaatagaaaagtatcACGTTTCTAAAAATCACTTACAACAAAACACTGTGATAGATGAGAAATATAACAAAGTCTGGATCAAAGAAAGCCATGAAAAATGGCTTCACAAAAGTAGAAAAcggaaaaggagaagaaaattatgTCACTGTCATCATCATCACTGTGGGGACACAACATCAGCAGAAATGGAGATGTCCTCAgtgactgaaaaagaaattagttacagagatgaaaataaataccAGCACCTCCAAAATAATCCAGAGAAGTGCAGACATGATGCGGGGAATATCTGGCTAGCTACAGGTGAGATACAGCAGTCACGTCAAAAACTTGGCATTGAAAATGGTCGTAAGAGATTCATGTCTGCGCCAGATCATGtacatggggacagggactggTGTGATGTTTGGTGTGCAACAAATAGCAGCCAACGCCACGGTTGTAAACGACcacacagaaagagcaaagcaagCTCTCGGAGACAGGCAAAGCAGTTGGCTCTGAGTTCCAGGAGGCACAGCTTAAGGTACTCTAAAACATGTTGTAGCTGGAAAGTCAGGAGGTTAAGCTGTAGCCTAGAGCATAAATGTTTAGGACACTGCAGTGAGGAGAAGAGTCCAAGTCAAAACCAGTCCATAAAGAGAGGTTACAACGTTCTGacagagaaacctgaaaaatCCCACCGCAAGCGGAGACAGCATACCTATTCCTCTTCATCAGATGAAAGCTCATACGGACAGGCATTATCAGCAGAGGAATATCTAAGGCAAGCGCGTACTTTAGGTTCACATCACAAGGCAAAAGGGAAAcgcaggaggaggaaaagtagaATCCATCACGTATTCCGTGACAGGAATGCAAGAAGTGAGACCTCCAGACCTTCCAAAGAAAATTCTGCAAATTCTGCGTTAAATATTCTGGGGGACTTCTTGACTCAAGACAGTCTAGAGGAAACTAATGTGGATCCCAAAGCTGATCATGCAAGAGATACGGATGAAACAAtgcagctggaggaaagcaagTCACCTCTAGAAGCTGATAGTTCACACATGCTGGAAAATGACAAACTGGCAGCGTGCGCAGCGATGGAGAGTGCTCCGAGTACATTTTCTGGTGTCGTCGCAGgttctgctgcttctgttcctgAGCAcagtgctccagcagctgccGGCACGCAGGATGTTCtacaagatgaaaagaaaaaagaaaacgcCAGCAGTCGTGAAAATCAAGCTCGTTACAAATTTCCCCTCCCCAGCAGACATTTGGAACAAGCTCCTCCTAAATCCTACCTTTACCATTACGAATTGGCTGAGTCTCTACCgcatgagaaaataaatgaggtGACCAGTGAATGGGTACAGTGTAATCCTGGTGTATTTAGCAGCCCACCACCTTTGCCTTTCAAAGAAGCACATATAAACAGTCATACCTTTTTAACTACCGAGCAGTTAATAGCCCCCTTCACCCTGCCAGAACAGACATTGATATTCCCTCCAGATAACCACGAAAAATTCAAAGACCTCCCATCTGAGACGTATCAGCAGATCATGCCACAAAACATGCTGGCCAACAAAGTGAAGTTCACCTTTCCTTCCCCGGCGATCCAGCCCCCAAATTCCCCGCTGCAGCCCTTGCCCTTGCAGCCACCACTGTGTTCTACCTCCGTTACCACCATCCATCACACCGTCCTGCAGCAGCACGCTGCCGCCAGTACGTTGAAGGttctccagccccaccagcagtTCCTCTCCCAGGTCCCAGCTCTTTCCAGAGCGCCTTTACCTCATCTACCAGTAGGACCAAGGCTTTGCCCAGGGGGGCATGCAGCTTTCGTCGCCCCGCCACATTTGCCGCTGCTGCCGCCCTCAGTCCTGCACCCGACCCAGCTGGCGTTTCCCCCGCTGCCACACACCGTCTTCCCATCCCTGCTGTCCCCGCACCCGGCTgtcattcccctgcagcccctctttTAG